One part of the Ralstonia pickettii genome encodes these proteins:
- a CDS encoding AAA family ATPase has translation MMKYVNDSDQISRLVLHGYKSIAECDLELGRLNVLIGANGAGKSNFIGFFRLINRILDQQLQTAVGLAGGPDALLHYGRKKTEELRAELYFGNNGYQFTLRPTQDNRMMFAHEALWWNMRGDWHPASGHFETHYKERRHHGMIWDFVVPAMRSWRLYHFHDTSGSALVKQIHNVNDNEYLRDDARNLAAFLLRLKNHHDEHYQRIVKAIRLVAPFFGDFHLRPTVDNKEKIQLEWTEQGQDEPFTASALSDGTLRFICLATVLLQPEDFMPAAILIDEPELGLHPFAVSVLAGLMKSASQKHQLIVSTQSVELVNEFDAEDLIVVDKRGGASSFARPDAQALSEWLAEYSLGDLWKKNLLGGRPGR, from the coding sequence ATGATGAAGTACGTTAACGACTCGGATCAAATCTCGCGACTTGTTTTGCATGGATACAAATCCATCGCTGAATGCGATCTGGAACTGGGGCGACTCAACGTACTGATTGGCGCCAACGGCGCGGGCAAATCCAATTTCATCGGGTTCTTTCGTCTGATAAACCGCATCCTGGATCAGCAGTTGCAAACCGCCGTCGGATTGGCTGGTGGTCCGGATGCTTTGCTGCACTATGGGCGCAAGAAGACAGAAGAACTGCGGGCTGAGCTGTACTTCGGTAACAACGGATACCAGTTCACGCTACGGCCCACTCAAGATAATCGGATGATGTTTGCTCATGAGGCGCTATGGTGGAACATGCGTGGAGACTGGCATCCCGCCTCAGGTCATTTTGAAACTCATTACAAGGAGCGGCGCCACCATGGAATGATCTGGGATTTCGTCGTCCCTGCTATGCGCAGTTGGCGCCTGTACCACTTCCATGACACCAGCGGCAGTGCTCTTGTCAAACAGATCCATAACGTTAACGACAACGAGTATCTGCGTGATGATGCTCGTAATCTGGCGGCCTTTCTCCTGCGGTTGAAGAACCATCACGACGAACACTACCAGCGTATCGTCAAGGCGATTCGCTTGGTTGCGCCTTTCTTCGGCGACTTTCATCTAAGGCCTACTGTCGACAACAAGGAAAAGATTCAACTCGAATGGACGGAGCAGGGCCAAGACGAGCCGTTCACTGCCAGTGCTTTGTCCGACGGCACACTGCGGTTCATTTGCCTAGCCACTGTGTTGCTTCAGCCGGAAGACTTCATGCCGGCAGCCATCTTGATCGACGAGCCGGAACTGGGGCTACATCCGTTTGCAGTCAGCGTACTAGCCGGGTTGATGAAATCTGCATCGCAGAAGCATCAATTGATCGTCTCGACCCAATCCGTGGAGTTGGTCAACGAGTTTGACGCAGAAGATCTGATAGTGGTCGACAAGCGAGGTGGGGCGTCCAGCTTTGCGCGACCGGATGCCCAGGCGCTGTCTGAATGGCTGGCTGAATACAGCCTTGGGGACTTGTGGAAGAAGAACCTCCTCGGTGGCAGGCCTGGGCGATGA
- a CDS encoding Arm DNA-binding domain-containing protein: protein MPLTDVEIRGARPSDKTYQLADVAGMYLEVSRAGAKYGQLKDRFTGKEKRLALCV from the coding sequence ATGCCCCTGACCGATGTTGAAATCCGTGGTGCGCGGCCGAGCGATAAGACCTACCAGCTGGCTGACGTGGCGGGCATGTACTTGGAAGTCTCCCGGGCAGGCGCCAAATATGGGCAGCTCAAGGACCGGTTTACTGGCAAGGAGAAGCGGCTGGCGCTTTGCGTCTAG
- the soxB gene encoding thiosulfohydrolase SoxB, which translates to MNRREFVQALAIAAAAGLRLTDAHADTFSYDVPPFGNVHLLHFTDCHAQLLPIEYREPSVNLGVAQWAGQPPHLVGHALLKRYGIAPGSRAAHALTSLDFTEAARRYGRMGGFAHLATLIKRLRATRPNALLLDGGDTWQGSATALWTNGQDMVDAALALGVDVMTPHWEMTYGADRVRHVVDHDFKNKVAFVAQNIQTADFGDPVFDPYVLRELNGVPVAITGQAFPYTPIAHPADFTPDWTFGIQEERLQKMIDEARGKGAKVVVLLSHNGMDVDLKLASRVRGLDAILGGHTHDAVPAPVKVSNPGGVTLVTNAGANGKFVGVLDLDVRGGTVRDIRYTLLPVFADLLPPDPAMTALIDRVRAPYKDKLGETLATNRGLLYRRGNFNGTFDQLIVDGLMHAQGAEIAFSPGFRWGTTLLPGEALTMEALMAQTAITYPATTLTEMTGATIKTVLEDVADNLFNPDPYYQQGGDMVRTGGLRYTIDPMKPMGQRITDMRLGPGDGKPIDADRRYKVAGWAAVSPEARKAGGRPVWDVLADWLRDQREVTARPLNTPRIIGMEGNPGMENAG; encoded by the coding sequence ATGAACCGCCGCGAATTCGTTCAAGCCCTGGCGATTGCCGCAGCCGCCGGCCTGCGCCTGACCGACGCGCACGCCGATACGTTCAGCTACGACGTACCCCCTTTCGGCAACGTCCACCTGCTGCACTTCACCGACTGCCACGCGCAGTTGCTGCCCATCGAATACCGCGAGCCCAGCGTCAACCTGGGCGTGGCGCAATGGGCCGGGCAGCCGCCGCATCTGGTGGGGCACGCGTTGCTCAAGCGGTACGGCATCGCGCCGGGCTCGCGCGCCGCGCACGCGCTTACGTCACTCGACTTTACCGAGGCCGCGCGCCGCTACGGCCGCATGGGCGGCTTCGCGCATCTGGCCACGCTCATCAAGCGCCTGCGGGCCACGCGCCCCAATGCGCTGCTGCTGGACGGCGGCGACACCTGGCAGGGCTCCGCCACCGCGTTGTGGACCAACGGCCAGGACATGGTCGACGCCGCCCTCGCGCTGGGCGTGGACGTCATGACCCCGCATTGGGAGATGACCTACGGCGCCGACCGCGTGCGCCACGTGGTCGATCACGACTTCAAGAACAAGGTCGCCTTTGTCGCGCAAAACATCCAGACCGCCGACTTTGGTGACCCGGTGTTCGACCCGTACGTGCTGCGCGAGCTGAACGGCGTGCCGGTCGCCATCACTGGGCAGGCGTTTCCGTACACGCCCATTGCGCACCCGGCGGATTTCACGCCTGACTGGACCTTCGGCATTCAGGAAGAACGGCTGCAGAAGATGATTGACGAGGCGCGCGGCAAGGGCGCCAAGGTGGTCGTGCTGCTCTCGCACAACGGCATGGATGTCGACCTCAAGCTCGCCTCGCGCGTGCGCGGGTTGGACGCCATCCTGGGCGGGCATACGCACGATGCCGTGCCCGCGCCTGTCAAGGTCAGCAACCCGGGCGGCGTGACGCTCGTGACCAACGCGGGCGCCAACGGCAAGTTTGTCGGTGTGCTCGATCTGGATGTGCGCGGCGGCACCGTGCGCGACATCCGCTACACGTTGCTGCCCGTGTTTGCCGATCTGCTGCCGCCCGACCCGGCCATGACGGCGCTGATTGACCGCGTGCGCGCGCCGTACAAAGACAAGCTGGGCGAAACGCTCGCCACCAACCGCGGCCTGCTGTACCGGCGCGGCAACTTCAACGGCACGTTCGACCAGCTCATCGTCGATGGGCTGATGCACGCGCAGGGCGCCGAGATTGCCTTCTCGCCCGGCTTCCGCTGGGGCACCACGCTGCTGCCCGGCGAGGCCCTGACCATGGAAGCGCTGATGGCCCAGACTGCCATCACGTACCCGGCCACCACGCTGACCGAGATGACCGGCGCCACCATCAAGACCGTGCTGGAAGACGTGGCCGACAACCTGTTCAACCCAGACCCGTACTACCAGCAGGGCGGCGACATGGTGCGCACCGGCGGCCTGCGCTACACCATCGACCCGATGAAGCCCATGGGCCAGCGCATTACCGACATGCGCCTGGGGCCGGGTGACGGCAAGCCCATCGACGCCGACCGCCGCTACAAAGTGGCCGGCTGGGCCGCCGTATCGCCCGAAGCCCGCAAGGCGGGCGGCCGCCCCGTGTGGGACGTGCTGGCCGACTGGCTGCGCGACCAGCGCGAAGTGACCGCAAGGCCGCTGAACACGCCGCGCATTATCGGCATGGAAGGCAATCCGGGCATGGAAAACGCGGGTTGA
- a CDS encoding TlpA family protein disulfide reductase, with the protein MHTLRRFLMWTAAAMVFAASTVQAVEVGDVVALPEVQLLDGTRVPGDAWRGHPVIIATWASWCPFCALQNPRLQKLYDATRGTDLRILTISIDANPQLAKDYVAKRGFTFPVTMETDALCAATGPRKGLPELLVLDAEGRVARKEVGEMLEDDVADLARYAHSPKQ; encoded by the coding sequence ATGCACACGCTTCGACGGTTCCTGATGTGGACGGCAGCGGCGATGGTGTTTGCCGCAAGCACCGTGCAGGCCGTCGAAGTGGGCGATGTGGTGGCGCTGCCCGAGGTTCAGTTGCTCGACGGCACGCGCGTGCCGGGCGATGCATGGCGGGGGCACCCCGTCATCATCGCCACGTGGGCGTCGTGGTGCCCGTTCTGCGCGCTGCAGAACCCGCGTCTGCAAAAGCTCTACGACGCCACGCGCGGCACGGACCTGCGCATCCTCACCATCAGCATCGATGCCAACCCGCAGCTTGCGAAGGACTACGTCGCCAAGCGCGGCTTCACCTTCCCGGTGACGATGGAAACCGACGCGCTGTGCGCCGCCACCGGCCCGCGCAAGGGCCTGCCCGAACTGCTCGTGCTCGACGCCGAGGGCCGCGTGGCGCGCAAGGAAGTCGGCGAGATGCTGGAAGACGACGTGGCCGACCTCGCACGCTACGCGCACAGCCCCAAGCAATGA
- the soxX gene encoding sulfur oxidation c-type cytochrome SoxX: MTRLTPIVLTALTLALAAGTAQAADAAKAVTAPKPEAKADAALAKVIQESFVSKGPATVEGVTERDDVQKVCSQFADRNAVPAAVAKKLEDAQFKTIHYPADNTWLGDWKEGEKTAQSGRGMQFSDPAGTVNGANCYACHRLSKDELSYGTIGPSLYQYGKLRGDSEAILRYTWGKIYNSNAYAACSNMPRFGHKGILTEQQIRDVMALLFDPASPVNQ, translated from the coding sequence ATGACCCGACTGACCCCCATCGTTCTGACGGCGCTCACATTGGCGCTGGCCGCCGGCACCGCGCAGGCAGCCGACGCCGCCAAGGCCGTCACCGCACCCAAGCCCGAAGCCAAGGCCGACGCGGCCCTCGCCAAGGTCATCCAGGAGAGCTTTGTCTCCAAGGGCCCGGCCACCGTGGAAGGCGTGACCGAGCGCGACGACGTGCAAAAGGTCTGCAGCCAGTTTGCCGACCGTAACGCCGTGCCCGCCGCCGTGGCAAAGAAGCTGGAAGACGCGCAATTCAAGACCATCCACTACCCGGCAGACAACACCTGGCTGGGCGACTGGAAGGAAGGCGAGAAGACCGCGCAGAGCGGCCGCGGCATGCAGTTCTCCGACCCGGCTGGCACTGTGAACGGCGCCAATTGCTACGCCTGCCACCGCCTGTCGAAAGACGAACTGTCGTACGGCACCATCGGCCCCTCGCTGTACCAGTACGGCAAGCTGCGCGGCGATTCGGAGGCGATCCTGCGCTACACGTGGGGCAAGATCTACAACTCCAACGCGTATGCGGCGTGCTCCAACATGCCGCGCTTCGGGCACAAGGGCATCCTGACCGAGCAGCAGATTCGCGACGTGATGGCGCTGTTGTTCGATCCGGCATCTCCCGTCAACCAGTGA
- the soxA gene encoding sulfur oxidation c-type cytochrome SoxA gives MVLAAALAAGGAVMASAQDAKDSTAAGIAQYREMLADGNPAELWEAAGEELWKKPAGPKQASLEACDLGLGPGVVKGAYAKLPRFFKDTGRVMDAEQRLMYCRMTLQGLTKEEASARPFSSPGKASDIERLMAYVASESRGAAIDIPLAHPEEKRVYELGRRMFFYRGGAYDFACATCHAQPGLRIRLQELPDLLTADGARFAYSTWPGYRVSQGEVRTMQHRLYDCLRQQRFPEPLYGSEVITALEMFLARNANGGKMDAPSIKR, from the coding sequence ATGGTGCTGGCTGCGGCGTTGGCAGCCGGCGGCGCCGTAATGGCATCCGCCCAGGACGCCAAGGACAGCACCGCCGCCGGCATCGCGCAGTACCGCGAGATGCTGGCCGACGGCAACCCGGCCGAACTCTGGGAAGCCGCCGGCGAAGAACTCTGGAAGAAGCCCGCCGGCCCCAAGCAGGCCTCGCTTGAAGCGTGCGACCTGGGCCTGGGCCCCGGCGTGGTGAAGGGCGCCTACGCCAAGCTGCCGCGCTTCTTCAAAGACACCGGCCGCGTGATGGACGCCGAACAGCGCCTTATGTACTGCCGCATGACGCTGCAGGGGCTGACCAAGGAAGAGGCGTCGGCCCGCCCGTTCTCGTCGCCCGGCAAGGCGTCGGACATTGAACGGCTGATGGCCTACGTCGCATCGGAATCGCGCGGCGCGGCCATCGACATTCCGCTCGCCCATCCTGAAGAAAAGCGCGTGTACGAACTGGGCCGCCGCATGTTCTTCTACCGCGGCGGCGCGTATGACTTTGCCTGTGCCACGTGCCATGCCCAGCCGGGTTTGCGCATCCGCCTGCAGGAGCTGCCCGATCTGCTGACCGCCGACGGCGCGCGCTTTGCGTATTCCACCTGGCCGGGGTATCGCGTCTCGCAGGGCGAGGTACGCACGATGCAGCACCGCCTGTATGACTGCCTGCGCCAGCAGCGCTTTCCGGAACCGCTCTACGGCAGCGAGGTGATTACCGCGCTGGAGATGTTCCTCGCCCGAAACGCCAACGGCGGCAAGATGGACGCGCCGTCCATCAAACGCTGA
- a CDS encoding DsrE family protein — protein sequence MRRSFFRVTAALAALGVAGKAAAQNAPRAGGAGARYKVVYQLSEGIDQAVRAIGNLRNHLNGAPGTKIVVVALGHGIDFLVEGAKDAQGRPFDAPVAALASMGVEFRVCHNSLMAFKVPEDKLLLEAKVVPAGVVEITRLQQEEGFAYIKP from the coding sequence ATGCGACGCAGCTTCTTTCGTGTGACCGCCGCGCTGGCGGCATTGGGTGTGGCCGGCAAGGCCGCTGCCCAGAACGCCCCGCGCGCAGGCGGTGCCGGTGCCCGCTACAAGGTGGTCTACCAGTTGAGCGAAGGGATCGACCAGGCCGTGCGCGCCATCGGGAACCTGCGCAACCACCTGAACGGCGCGCCCGGCACGAAGATCGTGGTGGTGGCGCTGGGCCACGGCATCGACTTCCTCGTTGAAGGCGCCAAGGATGCGCAGGGGCGCCCGTTCGATGCGCCCGTGGCCGCGCTGGCCAGCATGGGCGTGGAGTTTCGCGTGTGCCACAACTCGCTGATGGCCTTCAAGGTGCCGGAAGACAAGCTGCTGCTCGAAGCCAAGGTGGTGCCGGCCGGCGTGGTGGAAATCACCCGCCTGCAGCAGGAAGAAGGTTTCGCCTATATCAAGCCGTAG
- the soxZ gene encoding thiosulfate oxidation carrier complex protein SoxZ produces MADPMRIRAMENGGTTDVKILMKHDMETGQRKDASGKVVPAWHITNVTVQHSGKTVLDAQFGPAVSKDPFLNLKFKGGAKGDKVTVTWVDNHGDKRTDETSIQ; encoded by the coding sequence ATGGCAGACCCGATGCGCATTCGCGCAATGGAAAACGGCGGCACCACCGACGTGAAGATCCTGATGAAGCACGACATGGAAACCGGCCAGCGCAAAGACGCGTCCGGCAAGGTCGTGCCCGCCTGGCACATCACCAACGTAACGGTGCAGCACAGCGGCAAGACGGTGCTCGACGCCCAGTTCGGCCCGGCCGTGTCGAAAGATCCGTTCCTGAACCTCAAGTTCAAGGGCGGCGCCAAGGGCGACAAGGTGACGGTCACCTGGGTCGACAACCACGGCGACAAGCGCACCGACGAAACGTCTATCCAGTAA